The segment GGCGGGCGAGGGCGATGTGTTCCTGATCAGCCTGAAGGCAGGCGGGTTCGGCCTGAACCTGACCGCCGCCGACTACATCGTGATTGCCGATCCCTGGTGGAACCCGGCTGCCGAGGATCAGGCGATGGGCCGCGCGCACCGCATCGGCCAGCAGCGGCCGGTCACGGTCTACCGGCTGATCGCGGCCGGCACGATCGAGGAGCGCATCGTCGATCTGCACCAGGGCAAGCGGGCGCTGGCGGACGGCGTGCTCGACGCGATGGATGGCGAGGCGATCGGCCGCGATGTGCCGTTGCCCGATGTCGATGAACTGGTAGGGCTGCTGCGGCGATGAGCGATACGCCGCTCAGGCACCAAACGGTATACAAAACGGCTCCCATGCATGGTGCATCGCACCATCAATCCGCCACCTGATTTCCCCTCATTTCCCTTTTCCTGCCTTGTTGCGGTGCATCCACCCTGGCACAAATACTGCCTTGTGGTCTGTGGTGTTGTGAATATAGTATACCGATTGCTTCTCCAATCGCCCCCACAGACCGACCCACCGCCCCAAGCCTGATGGGCTCGGTCCAAGATGACAACGGAGCTACCGTGACCCTGCCAGACCTGTCTCCGGCTGACGCCGTTCAGCCCGAGGCGAGCTTTCATCCGGTTCACCAGGCGGCCGCGCAACTCGCGCGCGGCGAGACCACCGCGCAGGCGCTGGTCGATGCCTGTCACGCGGCCTGGGCCGCCCGCAATGGCGAAATCAATGCAATGGTGCTGGCGGATTTCGAGGCAGCCCGTCACGCCGCCAGGCAGAGCGATGCGCGCCGCCGGGCCGGGCAGGCGCTTGGACCGCTCGACGGCATTCCGTTCTCGATCAAGGAGTCCTTTGACGTGGCTGGCTGGCCGACTACCTGCGGCAGCCCTGCGCGGCGCGCGCATCGGGCCGGCAGCGATGCGGTGGTGGTCGAACGGCTGCGTGCCCAGGGCGCCGTGTTGCTCGGCAAGACCAATGTGCCGCTCGGGCTGCGCGACTGGCAGAGCTACAACGCGATCTATGGCACCACGCGCAATCCGCACGACCTGTCGCGCACGCCGGGCGGGTCTTCCGGCGGCAGCGCGGCGGCGGTCTGCGCCGGCATGAGCTACTTCGACATTGGCTCGGATATCGGTTCGTCGCTGCGCAACCCGGCGCACTACTGCGGGGTGTTCTCGCACAAGAGCAGCCACGGCATCGTGCCACTGCGCGGCCACGGCAACGCAGCGGCAGGGTTTGCCGGGCAGGACATCAACGTGGCCGGCCCCGTGGCCCGGAGCGCGTATGACCTCGAACTGATCCTGCGAGCCATCTCCGGCCCCGACGCGGCCGAACTTCCCGCCTGGAAACTCGATCTGCCGGCGTGCGATCACGCCCGGCTGGCCGATTTTCGCGTGGCCGTGCTGCCCACGCATCCGTTGGCGGAGGTCGATGCCACGGTGAGCGGCGCGATCGAGGGCCTTGGTCACTGGCTGACCGGGCAGGGCGCGCGCGTGGACTGGAACGTGCGTCCGGACTTCGATGCGGCGGCGCTTTGGCGCACCTATGTGCTGCTACTGCGTGCCACCACTTCGCTCTACATGGACGATGCGGCATTCGCCGACGCGCTCGCCAAGGCAGGCGATGCCGGCAACGACGAAGACTACGCCACGCTGCAGTTCTCTGGCGCCACGCTGAGTCATCGCGACTGGCTATTGCTGCAACACGCTCGCGCCCGGTTCGCGGACGCGTGGGAGCGATTCTTCGCCGACTACGACGTGCTGCTGTGCCCGGCGGCCTCGACCACGGCGTTCCCGCTCGACGAGGCCGGCGAACCGTGGCAGCGGACGATCGATGTGAACGGCACGGCATGGCCGCTGACGTCGCAGTTGTTCTGGGCCGGCCATTCGGGGCTGTGTGGATTGCCGTCCACGGTGGCGCCGATCGGTCCGGCCAGCGATGGGTTACCGGTTGGCGTGCAGATCGTGGCGCGCCGGTTTGGCGACCTGACATCGCTGCGGTTCGCGCAGCAGCTTGAGGCAGCCGGCCACGTGTTCCGCCAGCCGCGCGCCTGACACGCAAGTTCACAACGGTAAAAGGGGAGAAAGACCATGCTGGACTGGTTCAGAGAGTTGTCGCGCGCCGAGCGCAAGGGGTTCTACGGCGCCTTCCTGGGTCATGCGGTCGACGTGTTCGACTTCATGATCTATTCGTTCCTGATTTCCACGTTGCTGGCCCAGTGGGGCATGAGCAAGTCGATGGCGGGCGCCATCGTCACGTGGACGCTGGTGTCATCACTGGTCGGCGCGATCGGCGCGGGACTGCTGGCGGACCGCTTTGGCCGCGTGCGCGTGCTTCGCTGGACGATTCTGGTGTTCGCGGTGTCGTGCTTCCTGTGTGGTATCTCCACCTCGCCCGAACAGCTCATGATGTTCCGCATGCTGCAGGGGCTGGGTTTCGGCGGCGAGTCGTCGCTATGCATGGTGCTGGTGACCGAGCTGATCCGGAATCCCGCGCACCGCGGCAAGTACTCGGGCTTCACAGCCAGCAGCTATTCGTTCGGCTGGGGTGGCGCGGCCATTGCCTACGCGATCACGTTCAACCTGTTCGAGCCGGAAGTGGCGTGGCGCGTCTGTTTCTTCCTGGGCATCCTGCCGGCGCTGGTGGTGGTCTATCTGCGCCGTAACCTGCAGGAACCCGAGGTCTTTCTCAAGAGCCGCGCGGAACGCGGCAACGTATCTGCGGCGGCCGATCTCGCGCGCGTGTTCCGGGGCCCGCTGCTGCGCAAGACGGTGCTGTGCAGCCTGCTTTCGGGCGGGATGCTGGGCGCGTACTACGCCATCGCCACATGGCTGCCGACGTTCCTGAAGACCGAGCGCGGCCTGTCGGTGTTCGGCACGAGTTCCTATCTGGCGGTGACGATCCTTGGCTCGCTGGTGGGCTACGTGGCCGGCGCGTACGCAACGGACCGCTGGGGCCGACGCCTGACCTACATGGCATTCGCGGCGGGCGCGTTCGTGATGGCGATGATCTACATGGTCATCCCGGTATCGAACACGTCGATGCTGTTCCTCGGCTTCCCGCTCGGCGTGCTGATGCAGGGCGTGTTCTCGGGCATCGGCGCGACGATCTCCGAGTCGTAT is part of the Cupriavidus metallidurans CH34 genome and harbors:
- a CDS encoding MFS transporter encodes the protein MLDWFRELSRAERKGFYGAFLGHAVDVFDFMIYSFLISTLLAQWGMSKSMAGAIVTWTLVSSLVGAIGAGLLADRFGRVRVLRWTILVFAVSCFLCGISTSPEQLMMFRMLQGLGFGGESSLCMVLVTELIRNPAHRGKYSGFTASSYSFGWGGAAIAYAITFNLFEPEVAWRVCFFLGILPALVVVYLRRNLQEPEVFLKSRAERGNVSAAADLARVFRGPLLRKTVLCSLLSGGMLGAYYAIATWLPTFLKTERGLSVFGTSSYLAVTILGSLVGYVAGAYATDRWGRRLTYMAFAAGAFVMAMIYMVIPVSNTSMLFLGFPLGVLMQGVFSGIGATISESYPSSIRATGYGVSYNLGRVIGSFFPLAVGWLNSGRTTLALAIAMVAGVGYALVMVSAAMLPETSGIDLGQAGGGDDGEAKQQAAAEPVTVAPTAGRPA
- a CDS encoding amidase — encoded protein: MGSVQDDNGATVTLPDLSPADAVQPEASFHPVHQAAAQLARGETTAQALVDACHAAWAARNGEINAMVLADFEAARHAARQSDARRRAGQALGPLDGIPFSIKESFDVAGWPTTCGSPARRAHRAGSDAVVVERLRAQGAVLLGKTNVPLGLRDWQSYNAIYGTTRNPHDLSRTPGGSSGGSAAAVCAGMSYFDIGSDIGSSLRNPAHYCGVFSHKSSHGIVPLRGHGNAAAGFAGQDINVAGPVARSAYDLELILRAISGPDAAELPAWKLDLPACDHARLADFRVAVLPTHPLAEVDATVSGAIEGLGHWLTGQGARVDWNVRPDFDAAALWRTYVLLLRATTSLYMDDAAFADALAKAGDAGNDEDYATLQFSGATLSHRDWLLLQHARARFADAWERFFADYDVLLCPAASTTAFPLDEAGEPWQRTIDVNGTAWPLTSQLFWAGHSGLCGLPSTVAPIGPASDGLPVGVQIVARRFGDLTSLRFAQQLEAAGHVFRQPRA